The following coding sequences are from one Streptomyces sp. NBC_01485 window:
- a CDS encoding RHS repeat domain-containing protein has translation MKLPAPGSALVTLPNAAASASLSAKATQVRAGSLPVLLGAAAGPQPRSAAVPRSQRVRVTMLAQKSARVAGVHGVLFTLQRISLGSGEVALRVDDSSFRYAFGGDFASRLHLVQLPVCALTTPELAKCQAQTAVRTVPGTPLSAQVAVPGPSAAASGAVGSARLVTASSGAMVVLAATAGASGSSGDYSATSLTPGGSWSTSGNTGSFTYSYPIAVPSALGGAAPNVDLSYNSAGQDARTEGTNNQSSWLGDGWASTENFVERTYKSCNDDSSSGAPKNDGDECWAGQILTLSLNGSSTDIVYDDATKTFRPADDNSTTKIEDLSNGTNGTKNGEYFKVTEGGVQYFFGLNRLPGWSSGKDETKSVWTVPVYHAHSAVSDCPDNTDFASTSCTLGYRFNLDYAVDLHGNATAWYYTPETGYYGADMKDTAVSYTRGGTLSRIDYGMTATTIYSGTAPEQIVFDASAERCIAGTPSGNTCADSQFTTANAAYWPDVPVDLNCTSGSSSCTNHGPSFWSRKRLTAITTQIQTGGTTKQVDKYTFTQSFPDGGDHAPTLWLDSIKRTGLDTLGGASSSTSTPAVSFDPPLQLPNRVGTIPQMPLMYHDRIQTVTSETGAQTTVTYDRPNCSSAPASDPNDPSDAAAKTFASTNTLSCFPVYWTPDGQPAPWMDWFYKYKVTAVVTEDTHNSYQDGTEPKLETDYAYKGNPGWHYDDSEVVKAKNRTWGQFRGYPEVDVTTGDPSVFHKTNGANVYDQKTLSKTYYFLGMNGDTLPGGKTRSVPALTSQDSTVSVADNNALAGRVFESDTYASATGSLNTATVTVPTILGPTASRSRSGLPDLTGQMVRTAKSLTRQAVSSGWRKTETDTFYNTTLGKLTTGMPVQVDDRGETADSNNVTNCTYNRYVTGSVDTLVLPAETIATDQDCSAAGATPGSTLISDVRTSYDSNAFTYDGDGQHNPALPNNGDVTLVQKASASTGATATAFVDESSVTYDGYGRVTLTTRTPHSTAPNGASLSQNTATGYTPATGELPTGIVTATQVTPGATCTTATTSSKDCQVASSTMDPARAQPTTQTNAAGRLTSLTYDALGRLNGAWLPNESKINGAPANTTYTYSLSQTGPSFVAANSLLDNGSYATSETLYDAMLRPLQTQATAENSSMTVSDTQYDSHGWTVVTNNAYNVAGSPRSVPVPVSQVTIPDTTVTDHDGMGRADLVTEEHNGLKTWTTTTAYTGDKTTVLPPKGGVATTTVVNARGQSTELDQYTAAPALSGTAANGFTVTGGTTSSTAYGFDAAGQQHQVTGPDQTVWTFNYDLLGRKTSQNDPDVGKSSYGYDDAGNLVSTTDDAKQTELDYTYDLLGRKLTGSDKSKGNFQFASWLYDTKRIGLPTSSTRYVQGTTGGYTVAATGYTALGKPTGTTITLPASEAPLPSTYTTTYTYTINNQLLQTQSDPRTQGLTSEGITYDHDVLGNPTETSSSANIYVAATVYTDFGALSRVTQGASTNPATTVYDYDDQTLRLKERVISRTQAPGPTVDDTKYAYDASGNPTSTTDQQSETGNTVTDQQCYNYDALDRLTDAWTANDNCSANPPTAGTLTTTPGSYWQSFSYDAIGNRHQSVDHAIGSSGTTATTYTNGCTANCNATGVQPHTLTATTGGTNPTTFGYDENGNLHTRTPTTGPGQTLTWDDEGHLAQVDTGGSSPTTTKYLYDADGNQLIRRDPGQTTFFAGDTEIVANTGVTPNVLLGAVRTYTHGGAGTPVAVRSSLTGGGLKYLFNDPHGTATLSMDTTTQKVARQQYTPYGQQRASANTTTWPDPTRSFLGKPQDTTTGYTDIGARKYDPTLGRFISADPILQPTSPQSLGGYTYADDNPVTTSDPTGLCPDIDCPTRPDPNAENTTPGHAPGPRRNSQNYQAALGQGNVLSPAFHKKYVEIYPQVFIPRKWKYANQFAKIFNQETDTACRDFGWDCLADPQDASEAEADQHIITHLKFLTCMALGHGTGCLGKTGTSVGVAAAAIFALTGGGGEGPGASGHAVGKGDDPLVPGLVDDINARYPGHVRAQGIDIFGADGRVLTDFDIVTRNAVVQVKSGSGKGALKQAQRTEELTGYPVIVYLPQGRGSVIKSLEENGIMVTRDKNVLLDVLAP, from the coding sequence ATGAAGCTCCCCGCGCCGGGCAGCGCCCTGGTGACCCTGCCCAACGCGGCTGCCTCCGCGAGCCTGAGCGCCAAGGCGACTCAGGTGCGGGCCGGAAGCCTGCCCGTCCTGCTCGGTGCTGCCGCGGGTCCGCAGCCCCGGTCAGCCGCTGTCCCCCGGTCGCAGCGGGTACGGGTGACGATGCTGGCCCAGAAGTCCGCGCGCGTGGCCGGTGTCCACGGTGTGCTGTTCACGCTGCAGCGCATCAGCCTCGGGAGCGGTGAGGTCGCGTTGCGAGTGGACGACTCGTCGTTCCGCTACGCCTTCGGCGGTGACTTCGCCTCGCGCCTGCACCTGGTTCAGCTGCCCGTCTGTGCGCTGACCACGCCAGAGCTGGCCAAGTGCCAGGCTCAGACTGCGGTGCGCACCGTCCCTGGAACGCCGCTGTCCGCGCAGGTCGCTGTTCCGGGCCCGAGTGCGGCGGCGTCGGGTGCCGTCGGCTCTGCCCGGCTGGTGACGGCGTCGTCCGGTGCCATGGTTGTTCTGGCTGCGACCGCGGGCGCCTCCGGCTCGTCCGGTGACTACTCGGCGACCAGCCTGACGCCGGGTGGCTCCTGGTCGACCTCGGGGAACACCGGCTCGTTCACCTACAGCTACCCGATCGCGGTGCCGTCGGCGCTTGGCGGAGCGGCCCCGAATGTGGACCTGTCGTACAACTCCGCCGGCCAGGACGCGCGCACCGAGGGGACGAACAACCAGTCCTCGTGGCTGGGTGACGGCTGGGCCTCGACGGAGAACTTCGTCGAACGCACCTACAAGTCGTGCAACGACGACTCCTCGTCCGGCGCTCCGAAGAATGACGGCGACGAGTGCTGGGCGGGACAGATCCTGACCCTGTCACTGAACGGCAGCTCCACCGACATCGTCTATGACGACGCGACCAAGACCTTCCGTCCAGCCGACGACAACTCCACCACCAAGATCGAGGACCTGAGCAACGGCACGAACGGCACCAAGAACGGGGAGTACTTCAAGGTCACTGAGGGCGGAGTGCAGTACTTCTTCGGCCTCAACCGCCTGCCGGGCTGGTCCAGCGGTAAAGACGAGACCAAGTCCGTGTGGACTGTCCCGGTGTACCACGCGCACAGCGCCGTGTCGGACTGCCCGGACAACACCGACTTCGCCTCCACCTCCTGCACACTGGGCTACCGCTTCAACCTGGACTACGCCGTTGACCTGCACGGCAACGCCACCGCCTGGTATTACACGCCGGAAACCGGCTACTACGGCGCGGACATGAAGGACACCGCGGTGTCCTACACCCGAGGCGGCACCCTGTCCCGCATCGACTACGGCATGACCGCCACAACGATCTACTCCGGCACTGCGCCGGAACAGATCGTGTTCGACGCCTCCGCCGAACGCTGCATCGCCGGCACCCCCTCCGGCAACACCTGCGCGGACAGCCAGTTCACCACCGCCAATGCCGCGTACTGGCCGGATGTGCCGGTCGACCTCAACTGCACCTCTGGCTCGTCGAGCTGCACCAACCACGGTCCGAGCTTCTGGTCACGCAAACGCCTCACGGCGATCACCACCCAGATCCAGACGGGCGGCACAACCAAGCAGGTCGACAAGTACACCTTCACCCAGTCCTTCCCCGACGGCGGAGACCACGCCCCCACCCTGTGGCTGGACTCCATCAAGCGCACCGGCCTGGACACCCTGGGCGGCGCGTCGAGCAGCACCTCCACGCCCGCGGTGAGCTTCGACCCGCCGCTGCAACTGCCCAACCGCGTCGGCACCATCCCCCAGATGCCGCTGATGTACCACGACCGCATCCAGACGGTCACCAGCGAAACCGGCGCCCAGACCACCGTCACCTACGACCGGCCCAACTGCTCCAGTGCCCCGGCCAGCGACCCCAACGACCCGTCGGACGCCGCCGCCAAGACGTTTGCGTCGACCAATACGCTGTCCTGCTTCCCCGTGTACTGGACACCCGACGGACAGCCGGCGCCGTGGATGGACTGGTTCTACAAGTACAAGGTCACCGCGGTCGTGACCGAAGATACGCACAACTCCTACCAGGACGGCACCGAGCCCAAGCTGGAAACGGACTACGCCTACAAGGGCAACCCCGGCTGGCACTACGACGACAGCGAGGTCGTCAAAGCGAAGAACCGCACCTGGGGCCAGTTCCGGGGCTACCCCGAAGTGGACGTCACCACCGGTGACCCGAGCGTGTTCCACAAGACCAACGGCGCCAACGTCTACGACCAGAAGACCCTGAGCAAGACCTACTACTTCCTGGGCATGAACGGCGACACCCTGCCCGGCGGCAAGACACGCTCAGTGCCGGCGCTGACCAGCCAGGACAGCACCGTCAGTGTGGCGGACAACAACGCGCTGGCCGGGCGGGTCTTCGAGTCCGACACCTACGCCAGCGCCACCGGCAGCCTGAACACAGCCACCGTCACCGTGCCCACGATCCTCGGGCCCACGGCCTCCCGGTCCCGCAGCGGCCTACCGGACCTCACCGGGCAGATGGTCCGCACCGCCAAAAGCCTCACTCGGCAGGCGGTCTCCTCCGGCTGGCGCAAGACCGAGACCGACACCTTCTACAACACCACCCTGGGCAAGCTGACGACCGGCATGCCCGTACAGGTCGACGACCGCGGCGAAACCGCGGACAGCAACAACGTCACCAATTGCACGTACAACCGCTACGTCACCGGCAGCGTGGACACCCTCGTGCTGCCTGCCGAGACCATCGCCACCGACCAGGACTGTTCCGCAGCCGGAGCGACTCCCGGCAGCACACTGATCTCCGACGTCCGCACCTCCTACGACAGCAACGCCTTCACCTACGACGGGGACGGCCAGCACAACCCGGCGCTTCCCAACAACGGTGACGTCACCCTGGTCCAGAAAGCGTCCGCTTCCACCGGCGCCACCGCGACCGCGTTCGTCGACGAGTCCTCGGTCACCTATGACGGCTACGGCCGCGTCACACTGACCACACGCACGCCCCACTCCACCGCCCCCAACGGCGCCAGCCTGTCCCAAAACACTGCCACCGGTTACACGCCGGCCACGGGAGAGCTCCCGACGGGCATCGTCACAGCCACTCAGGTCACCCCCGGAGCCACCTGCACCACCGCCACCACCAGCTCCAAGGACTGCCAGGTCGCCAGCAGCACCATGGACCCGGCTCGCGCCCAGCCCACCACCCAGACAAATGCGGCCGGCCGACTCACCTCACTTACATACGACGCGCTCGGCCGCCTCAATGGGGCATGGCTACCCAACGAGAGCAAGATCAACGGCGCCCCCGCGAACACGACCTACACCTACAGCCTGTCCCAGACAGGGCCCTCGTTCGTTGCCGCCAACTCCCTCCTGGACAACGGCAGCTACGCGACCAGCGAAACTCTGTACGACGCCATGCTGCGCCCCTTGCAGACGCAGGCGACCGCAGAGAACTCGAGCATGACGGTCAGTGATACCCAGTACGATTCGCACGGCTGGACCGTTGTCACCAACAACGCCTACAACGTCGCAGGCAGCCCTCGCAGCGTCCCGGTCCCCGTCTCCCAGGTGACCATCCCCGACACCACCGTCACCGACCACGACGGAATGGGCCGCGCAGACCTGGTCACCGAGGAGCACAACGGCCTCAAGACCTGGACCACGACCACCGCCTACACCGGGGACAAGACCACCGTCCTGCCCCCCAAGGGCGGCGTGGCCACCACCACAGTCGTCAACGCACGCGGCCAGAGCACCGAACTCGACCAGTACACCGCCGCCCCCGCCCTCTCCGGCACCGCGGCCAACGGGTTCACCGTCACCGGCGGCACCACCTCATCCACCGCCTACGGCTTCGACGCTGCCGGACAGCAGCACCAGGTCACCGGCCCCGATCAGACGGTATGGACGTTCAACTACGACCTGCTCGGGCGCAAGACGTCGCAGAACGACCCGGACGTGGGCAAGAGCAGCTACGGCTACGACGACGCCGGCAACCTCGTGTCCACCACCGACGACGCAAAGCAGACCGAACTCGACTACACCTACGACCTCCTGGGCCGCAAACTCACCGGCAGTGACAAGTCGAAGGGCAACTTCCAGTTCGCCTCCTGGCTGTACGACACGAAGCGCATCGGCCTGCCGACCTCATCGACCCGCTACGTCCAGGGCACCACTGGCGGTTACACGGTCGCCGCCACCGGCTACACCGCCCTCGGCAAGCCGACCGGCACGACGATCACCCTGCCGGCCTCCGAGGCGCCGCTGCCGTCGACCTACACGACGACCTACACCTACACCATCAACAACCAGCTGCTGCAGACCCAGAGCGACCCACGTACCCAGGGGCTGACGAGCGAGGGCATCACCTACGACCACGACGTGCTGGGCAACCCGACGGAAACGAGCAGCAGCGCCAACATCTACGTCGCCGCGACCGTCTACACGGACTTCGGTGCGCTGTCCCGGGTCACTCAGGGCGCCTCGACCAACCCGGCCACGACCGTTTACGACTACGACGACCAGACCCTCCGGCTGAAGGAACGCGTCATCAGCCGGACCCAGGCGCCCGGCCCGACAGTCGATGACACCAAGTACGCCTACGACGCCTCCGGCAATCCGACCTCCACCACAGACCAGCAGTCGGAAACCGGCAACACCGTCACCGACCAGCAGTGCTACAACTACGACGCCCTCGACCGGCTCACCGACGCCTGGACGGCCAATGACAACTGCTCCGCCAACCCGCCCACGGCCGGTACCCTCACCACAACGCCCGGCTCCTACTGGCAGTCCTTCAGCTACGACGCCATAGGCAACCGCCACCAGAGCGTCGACCACGCCATCGGCAGCTCAGGCACCACCGCCACCACCTACACCAACGGGTGCACCGCCAACTGCAACGCCACCGGCGTCCAGCCCCACACCCTCACCGCCACCACCGGCGGCACCAACCCCACGACCTTCGGCTACGACGAAAACGGCAACCTGCACACCCGCACCCCCACCACCGGACCTGGCCAGACCCTGACCTGGGACGACGAAGGCCACCTGGCCCAGGTGGACACGGGCGGCTCCAGCCCCACGACCACCAAATACCTCTACGACGCCGACGGCAACCAGCTCATCCGCCGCGACCCCGGACAGACCACCTTCTTCGCCGGCGACACCGAGATCGTCGCCAACACCGGCGTCACCCCCAACGTCCTCCTCGGCGCCGTCCGCACCTACACCCACGGCGGCGCCGGGACCCCCGTGGCCGTCCGCTCCAGCCTTACGGGCGGGGGACTGAAGTACCTGTTCAACGACCCGCACGGCACCGCGACCCTCTCGATGGACACCACCACCCAGAAAGTCGCCCGCCAGCAGTACACCCCCTACGGCCAGCAACGAGCCAGCGCCAACACCACCACCTGGCCCGACCCCACCCGCTCATTCCTCGGCAAACCCCAGGACACCACCACCGGCTACACCGACATCGGCGCCCGCAAGTACGACCCCACCCTGGGCCGCTTCATCAGCGCCGACCCAATCCTCCAGCCGACCAGCCCGCAGTCACTCGGCGGCTACACCTACGCCGACGACAACCCTGTCACCACTTCAGATCCCACCGGACTGTGCCCTGACATCGACTGCCCGACCCGCCCCGACCCGAACGCCGAGAACACCACACCGGGACACGCACCGGGCCCCAGGAGGAACTCCCAGAATTACCAGGCAGCCCTGGGCCAGGGCAACGTTCTCAGCCCCGCTTTCCACAAGAAATACGTGGAGATCTACCCGCAGGTCTTCATCCCTCGCAAATGGAAATACGCCAACCAGTTCGCCAAGATCTTCAACCAAGAGACCGACACCGCGTGCCGGGACTTCGGTTGGGACTGCCTGGCTGACCCGCAGGACGCTTCAGAGGCTGAGGCCGACCAACACATCATTACCCATCTGAAGTTCCTCACCTGCATGGCACTCGGCCACGGAACCGGATGCCTGGGCAAGACAGGTACCTCCGTCGGGGTGGCCGCAGCGGCGATATTCGCCCTCACCGGGGGCGGCGGCGAGGGGCCGGGCGCTTCTGGGCACGCGGTCGGGAAGGGGGACGACCCCCTGGTTCCTGGATTGGTTGACGATATCAATGCCAGATACCCCGGGCACGTCCGGGCTCAGGGTATTGATATCTTCGGAGCAGATGGGCGGGTGCTCACAGATTTCGATATTGTGACTCGGAACGCGGTGGTTCAGGTCAAGTCGGGCTCCGGCAAGGGTGCATTGAAACAGGCCCAAAGGACTGAGGAATTGACGGGTTATCCGGTAATTGTCTACCTCCCGCAAGGTCGCGGAAGTGTGATCAAGAGCTTGGAAGAGAATGGCATCATGGTTACTCGCGACAAAAATGTTCTGCTGGACGTTCTGGCCCCATAG